In one window of Eggerthella guodeyinii DNA:
- a CDS encoding FAD-dependent oxidoreductase, with translation MEKNDALSRRSFIKASGMAALGAAALGLAGCGPKPAQNAANDAATSVADISWDEEYDVIVVGAGAAGLATAAALATEGEGLTTLLLEKGSTPTGSGNSPVCSGSFHITDDPDNFALYVKALVEGFTSTPASMYETYAQGAAENWGWLTGLGMLESDVKVTPQAGKAEYFEIEHSDAFSKCQFKSDNADRPKHISVFLSEFLDQHEDAVTRLTNAPLTALVQDPETRAVLGGVYEKGGKSVYAKARRGVVMTCGGFENDPEMLQDYLSFERMHAAGATMNTGDGHRICAKLGASMWHMNSFAGAWSNGISIDGEKMMAYRSLKKAQGIVVGINGRRFYQEWEGTTMFAPGEEGPLELHYGCRHGHQNFGGDWRCLPLPPKQWFVFDSEGLKYSAYLGSNSTSNTLQNQTEKSENDPSIDPVADGYAYTAESIEELAAQIEVPVDELVNTVNRWNASCDNGEDEQFHRPADQLTPVRTPPFYAIECIPEVLNTDGGPRRNEKAQIIDVDGEPIPNLYSSGEFGSIWASKYQGSGNITECMVFGRIAARELIAKE, from the coding sequence ATGGAAAAGAACGACGCGCTCTCGCGGCGCAGCTTCATCAAGGCAAGCGGCATGGCCGCATTGGGCGCGGCCGCGCTCGGACTGGCGGGGTGCGGCCCGAAGCCGGCGCAGAACGCCGCCAACGACGCCGCGACGTCCGTGGCCGACATCTCATGGGACGAGGAGTACGACGTCATCGTGGTGGGCGCGGGCGCAGCCGGCCTCGCCACGGCCGCTGCGCTGGCAACCGAAGGAGAAGGGCTGACCACGCTGCTGCTGGAGAAGGGGTCGACGCCCACCGGCAGCGGCAACTCGCCGGTGTGCAGCGGGTCGTTCCACATCACCGACGACCCGGACAACTTCGCCCTCTACGTGAAAGCCCTCGTGGAAGGCTTCACCAGCACGCCCGCGTCGATGTACGAGACGTACGCGCAGGGCGCGGCCGAGAACTGGGGATGGCTCACGGGGCTCGGCATGCTCGAGAGCGACGTCAAGGTGACGCCGCAGGCCGGCAAAGCCGAGTACTTCGAGATCGAGCATTCGGACGCGTTCTCGAAATGCCAGTTCAAAAGCGACAACGCCGACCGTCCGAAGCACATCAGCGTCTTTCTGAGCGAATTCCTCGACCAGCACGAAGACGCCGTGACGCGCCTGACCAACGCGCCGCTCACCGCGCTCGTGCAAGACCCCGAGACGAGGGCGGTGCTCGGCGGCGTGTACGAGAAGGGCGGCAAGAGCGTCTACGCGAAGGCGCGCCGCGGCGTGGTGATGACGTGCGGCGGCTTCGAGAACGACCCCGAGATGCTGCAGGACTACCTGTCGTTCGAGCGCATGCACGCCGCCGGCGCCACCATGAACACGGGCGACGGCCACCGCATCTGCGCGAAGCTCGGTGCCAGCATGTGGCATATGAACAGCTTCGCGGGCGCCTGGTCGAACGGCATCAGCATCGACGGCGAGAAGATGATGGCCTACCGCTCGCTGAAGAAGGCCCAGGGCATCGTCGTGGGCATCAACGGCCGCCGCTTCTACCAGGAATGGGAAGGCACGACGATGTTCGCTCCTGGCGAGGAGGGGCCGCTCGAGCTCCATTACGGCTGCCGCCACGGCCACCAGAACTTCGGCGGCGATTGGCGCTGCTTGCCGCTGCCTCCGAAGCAGTGGTTCGTCTTCGACTCCGAGGGCCTGAAGTACAGCGCGTACCTCGGCTCGAACTCCACGAGCAACACGCTGCAGAACCAGACCGAGAAGTCCGAGAACGATCCGAGCATCGACCCCGTGGCCGACGGCTATGCGTACACCGCTGAGAGCATCGAGGAGCTGGCCGCGCAGATCGAGGTTCCCGTCGACGAGCTGGTGAACACGGTGAACCGGTGGAACGCTTCGTGCGACAACGGCGAGGACGAGCAGTTCCATCGCCCGGCAGACCAGCTGACGCCCGTGCGCACGCCTCCGTTCTACGCCATCGAATGCATCCCCGAGGTGCTCAACACCGACGGCGGCCCGCGCCGCAACGAGAAGGCTCAGATCATCGACGTGGACGGCGAGCCCATCCCCAACCTGTACTCGTCGGGCGAGTTCGGTTCCATCTGGGCTTCGAAGTACCAGGGCAGCGGCAATATCACCGAATGCATGGTCTTCGGCCGCATAGCCGCCCGCGAGCTCATCGCGAAGGAATAG
- a CDS encoding tRNA threonylcarbamoyladenosine dehydratase — MTATGDTATSKLELIMGRDGLARLAESTVMVLGVGGVGSNCVEALARGGVGRLIVVDHDVVQASNINRQAIAFRSTIGRKKVDVARGMIADINPDAQVEALDEFVLAENVPGFLGAYAHRVDYVVDAIDTISAKLAVAQYADAHGVRLVSSMGAANKLRPDCFRFADVFDTVNCPLCRIMRKEARKRGIRQLRVLYSCEQPVAVPVREGAERRERSNLGTASFVPPIMGQMIAGEVLCTLAGVGQRDGADAGEGEGRA, encoded by the coding sequence ATGACGGCAACCGGCGACACCGCCACCTCGAAACTCGAACTGATCATGGGGCGCGACGGGCTCGCGCGCCTCGCGGAGTCCACCGTCATGGTGCTGGGCGTGGGCGGCGTGGGCTCGAACTGCGTCGAGGCGCTCGCCCGCGGCGGCGTGGGCCGGCTCATCGTGGTGGACCACGACGTGGTGCAGGCCAGCAACATCAACCGCCAGGCCATCGCGTTTCGCAGCACCATCGGCCGCAAGAAGGTGGACGTCGCGCGCGGCATGATCGCCGACATCAACCCCGACGCGCAGGTGGAAGCGCTCGACGAGTTCGTGCTGGCCGAGAACGTGCCGGGGTTCCTGGGCGCCTACGCCCACCGCGTGGACTACGTGGTGGACGCCATCGACACGATCTCGGCGAAGCTGGCCGTCGCGCAGTACGCCGACGCGCACGGCGTGCGCCTCGTCAGCAGCATGGGCGCGGCGAACAAGCTGCGGCCCGACTGCTTCCGGTTCGCCGACGTGTTCGACACGGTGAACTGCCCGTTGTGCCGCATCATGCGCAAGGAGGCGCGCAAGCGCGGCATCCGGCAGCTGCGCGTGCTGTACTCGTGCGAGCAGCCGGTGGCCGTGCCCGTGCGCGAAGGCGCCGAGCGGCGCGAGCGGTCGAACCTGGGCACCGCTTCGTTCGTGCCGCCCATCATGGGCCAGATGATCGCCGGCGAGGTGCTGTGCACGCTCGCGGGCGTGGGGCAGCGCGACGGCGCGGACGCGGGCGAGGGCGAGGGGCGCGCATGA
- a CDS encoding response regulator transcription factor: MEEKRNRWGVRAGTVAMAVGFFVWYTCSNWVSALTYDASFSYWWLNKSGAVVLVTVLACAVLWRISVPARVARALDWAFAGVYACSLVVLLGGAGVVRPFSDVCGLLLFAAAQTWMVVRWGSCYARSSTDEVTRALLLAIALVATAKCVTTFLPETATMALMLALPFLSTGMLAVRLRDVGDERPAEQWFSRASLPSFGRIVMAMAVFFFIWSILNMTLKHGTGHYSFGAAATPVYTLLSQAILFAFCAFTCWWVFGRRRRLDITVVWRFTYVLMALALFMLVAFGMAQFIQAFTGAAVVVAKMFLWLGLANVAHHGAFKPFMVFCPGMLLYSLPDWLGRSAASFLGLESLNPAIASFMLVVTVVMVAFFLPSRSPDVQLLLSDLNGDGHRAIGEGDGIDERCRAVGERRGLSPREIEIMQYLCKGRSRPYIAETLYLSENTVRTHSRRIYGKLDVHNKQELLDLVRGE; this comes from the coding sequence ATGGAAGAGAAGCGGAACCGGTGGGGAGTGCGGGCGGGCACCGTGGCGATGGCGGTGGGATTCTTCGTGTGGTACACGTGCTCCAACTGGGTGAGCGCGCTGACCTACGACGCCTCGTTCTCGTACTGGTGGCTCAACAAGTCGGGCGCCGTGGTGCTGGTCACCGTTCTCGCCTGCGCCGTCTTGTGGCGCATTTCCGTGCCTGCGCGCGTGGCGCGGGCGCTCGACTGGGCGTTCGCCGGCGTGTACGCGTGCTCGCTCGTCGTGCTGCTCGGAGGGGCGGGCGTGGTGAGGCCGTTTTCGGATGTGTGCGGGCTGCTGCTGTTCGCGGCGGCTCAGACGTGGATGGTCGTGCGCTGGGGGTCGTGCTACGCGCGCTCGTCCACCGACGAGGTGACGCGCGCGCTGCTGCTGGCCATCGCGCTCGTGGCTACCGCGAAGTGCGTGACGACGTTCTTGCCGGAGACGGCGACGATGGCGCTCATGTTGGCGCTGCCGTTCCTGTCGACGGGGATGCTTGCGGTTCGCCTGCGCGATGTGGGCGACGAGCGTCCTGCCGAGCAGTGGTTCTCGCGCGCGTCGCTTCCCTCGTTCGGCCGCATCGTGATGGCGATGGCGGTATTCTTCTTCATCTGGTCCATCCTCAACATGACCTTGAAGCACGGTACCGGCCACTACAGCTTCGGCGCGGCTGCCACGCCGGTGTACACGCTGCTGTCGCAGGCTATTCTTTTCGCGTTCTGCGCGTTCACCTGCTGGTGGGTGTTCGGGCGCCGCCGCCGTCTCGACATCACCGTCGTGTGGCGTTTCACGTACGTGCTCATGGCGCTCGCGCTGTTCATGCTCGTGGCGTTCGGCATGGCGCAGTTCATCCAGGCGTTCACGGGCGCGGCCGTGGTGGTGGCGAAGATGTTCTTGTGGCTGGGGCTGGCGAACGTGGCGCATCATGGCGCGTTCAAGCCGTTCATGGTGTTCTGCCCGGGCATGCTGCTGTACTCGCTTCCCGATTGGCTGGGGCGCAGCGCCGCGTCGTTCCTCGGGCTGGAGTCGCTCAACCCCGCCATCGCCTCGTTCATGCTCGTGGTGACCGTGGTGATGGTGGCGTTCTTCCTGCCGTCGCGCTCGCCCGACGTGCAGCTGCTGCTGTCCGATCTGAACGGCGACGGGCATCGCGCCATCGGCGAGGGGGACGGCATCGACGAGCGCTGCCGCGCGGTGGGGGAGCGGCGCGGGCTCTCGCCGCGCGAAATCGAGATCATGCAGTACCTGTGCAAGGGCCGTTCGCGCCCCTACATCGCCGAGACGCTGTACCTGTCGGAGAACACGGTGCGCACCCACTCGCGCCGCATCTACGGCAAGCTCGACGTGCATAACAAGCAGGAGCTGCTCGACCTCGTGCGGGGGGAATGA
- a CDS encoding DUF92 domain-containing protein, with the protein MMENLIGLGVSLAYVLAVLGASSLAARRGATSEATRKLVHIALGGWWLIAAGFFTSAVWAAVLPATFVLVNAYAYRRQKLTFMGRDGGEDTPGTVYYAVSLTALALFSFGIGAPYVGALGIFCMAFGDGFAAVFGKRFGKRSVPGAPGKTFVGSATMFLASFASCAAVLVTSGVPMATGIALVLAAAATLLELFSVDGLDNLFVPLGVSALYAVAFLPAAAYTPALVGMLLSGAVALASFRLRLLTVPGGLGAVAVGTLAFAIGGWPLWLLLMWFFGSSNIASKLMARRAAKRDGGAPASRKHGGPRKLRQVLANSVPFLACALAYTALGDPWLLILASGALAASTADTWASEVGVYSRRPPVNILTREPMQRGLSGGVSPLGLAATVVGSATSAFLAMLLFHAFGYALPTGPDAFFFIVACGIVGSLVDSLLGVLMQAKYRCPGDGEDDLVETPPCGAQAALVSGYAWVTNDAVNLMSGIAVVLLGLLVVV; encoded by the coding sequence ATGATGGAGAACCTGATTGGCCTGGGCGTCTCGCTCGCGTACGTGCTGGCGGTGCTGGGCGCGTCCAGCCTGGCCGCGCGCCGCGGCGCCACGTCGGAGGCCACCCGCAAGCTCGTGCACATCGCGCTGGGCGGCTGGTGGCTCATCGCAGCGGGGTTCTTCACCTCGGCCGTGTGGGCGGCGGTGCTGCCTGCCACGTTCGTCCTCGTGAACGCGTACGCGTACCGTCGGCAGAAGCTGACGTTCATGGGGCGCGACGGCGGCGAGGACACGCCGGGCACGGTGTACTACGCCGTGTCTCTGACGGCGCTCGCGCTGTTCTCGTTCGGCATCGGCGCGCCGTACGTGGGCGCGCTCGGCATCTTCTGCATGGCGTTCGGCGACGGGTTCGCCGCTGTGTTCGGCAAGCGGTTCGGGAAGCGGAGTGTGCCCGGCGCGCCGGGCAAGACCTTCGTGGGAAGCGCGACGATGTTCCTCGCGAGCTTCGCGTCGTGCGCCGCCGTGCTGGTGACGTCCGGCGTGCCGATGGCCACGGGCATCGCGCTCGTGTTGGCGGCGGCGGCCACGCTGCTGGAGTTGTTCTCCGTGGACGGGCTCGACAACCTGTTCGTGCCGCTGGGCGTGTCGGCGCTGTACGCGGTCGCGTTCCTGCCCGCGGCGGCGTACACGCCCGCGCTCGTGGGAATGCTGCTGTCCGGCGCGGTGGCGCTCGCGTCGTTTCGGCTGCGGCTGCTCACCGTGCCGGGCGGCCTCGGCGCCGTGGCGGTGGGCACGCTCGCGTTCGCCATCGGCGGCTGGCCGCTGTGGCTGCTGCTCATGTGGTTCTTCGGCAGCTCGAACATCGCCTCGAAGCTCATGGCGCGCCGCGCGGCGAAGCGCGACGGCGGCGCTCCCGCGTCGCGCAAGCACGGCGGCCCGCGCAAGCTGCGGCAGGTGCTGGCGAACAGCGTGCCGTTCCTCGCGTGCGCGCTGGCCTACACGGCGTTGGGCGACCCGTGGCTGCTCATCCTCGCGTCGGGCGCGCTGGCGGCCAGCACCGCCGACACGTGGGCGTCCGAGGTGGGCGTGTACAGCCGCAGGCCGCCCGTGAACATCCTCACGCGCGAGCCGATGCAGCGCGGGCTGTCGGGCGGCGTGAGCCCGCTGGGGCTCGCGGCCACCGTCGTCGGGTCGGCGACCTCGGCGTTTCTGGCCATGCTGCTGTTCCACGCGTTCGGCTACGCGCTGCCCACCGGGCCCGACGCGTTCTTCTTCATCGTCGCGTGCGGCATCGTGGGCTCGCTCGTGGACAGCCTGCTGGGCGTGCTCATGCAGGCGAAGTACCGGTGCCCAGGCGACGGCGAGGACGACCTCGTGGAGACGCCGCCGTGCGGCGCGCAGGCCGCGCTCGTGTCCGGCTACGCCTGGGTGACCAACGACGCCGTGAACCTCATGAGCGGCATCGCCGTCGTGCTGCTCGGGCTGCTCGTGGTGGTGTAG
- a CDS encoding TatD family hydrolase, giving the protein MSGPALFDMHCHLDFAPDAQAAARALAARGMGAFSVTVTPRGYARAAELLAPCDAVRVGLGLHPWWIADGSCDERDVALFEHLAADERFIGEVGLDFAGDRAAARDAQVAAFERVARACAGGGKVLSIHAVRAAGEVLDVLERAGAQAGNACIFHWFSGTSDELQRALRAGCFCSVNPRMLAAKRGRAYAQAVPAERLLLETDAPSEAGEPYDPAAEAARLAALLETLAELRRTPVDALAARIAETSRALLFPA; this is encoded by the coding sequence ATGAGCGGGCCGGCGCTGTTCGACATGCATTGCCACCTGGACTTCGCTCCCGACGCGCAGGCGGCGGCGCGCGCGCTGGCCGCGCGCGGGATGGGGGCGTTCTCGGTGACGGTGACGCCGCGGGGCTACGCGCGCGCCGCCGAGCTGCTGGCGCCCTGCGATGCCGTGCGCGTGGGGCTGGGGCTGCATCCCTGGTGGATCGCCGACGGCAGCTGCGACGAGCGGGACGTGGCGCTGTTCGAGCACCTGGCTGCGGACGAGCGCTTCATCGGCGAGGTCGGCCTCGACTTCGCGGGCGATCGTGCGGCTGCGCGCGATGCCCAGGTCGCGGCGTTCGAGCGCGTGGCGCGGGCGTGCGCGGGCGGCGGGAAGGTGCTGTCGATCCACGCGGTGCGCGCGGCGGGCGAGGTGCTCGACGTGCTCGAGCGCGCGGGGGCGCAGGCGGGCAACGCCTGCATATTCCACTGGTTCTCGGGGACGTCCGACGAGCTGCAGCGGGCCCTGCGCGCAGGGTGCTTCTGCTCCGTCAACCCGCGCATGCTGGCCGCGAAGCGCGGCCGCGCCTACGCGCAGGCCGTCCCCGCCGAGCGCCTGCTGCTGGAAACCGACGCCCCGTCCGAGGCCGGCGAGCCCTACGATCCCGCCGCCGAGGCCGCCCGCTTGGCCGCCCTGCTCGAAACCCTCGCCGAACTGCGCCGCACACCCGTCGACGCCTTGGCTGCCCGTATAGCCGAAACCAGCCGCGCGCTCCTGTTCCCCGCCTGA
- a CDS encoding patatin-like phospholipase family protein, protein MKSLAVNIPDVALIIEGGGMRASYTAGAVVTLLERQLNFGRVYGISAGSSHTVNYVSRDIARTKASFVDLVKDPRFGGLGSFARGTGYFNAPYLYEGIAEEHAGSGDTMAFDWETFRRNPADVHIEGFDAETGATAAWTKADMPTMRAMMLRVRASSTMPLFMPPTTIDGRTYLDGGMGESWGILLDAARRDGFERFFVIRSQVRGYRKKPLAAPVRALFRTAFRTYPAVATCTIERWRPYNALCDEVERLEREGAACVFYPEEMPVSNKETSYAKLQAAYERGYAQAQREADAWESWLRPAQATG, encoded by the coding sequence ATGAAATCCCTCGCCGTCAACATTCCCGACGTCGCGCTCATCATCGAGGGCGGCGGCATGCGCGCCAGCTACACGGCGGGCGCGGTGGTCACGCTGCTCGAGCGGCAGCTGAACTTCGGCCGCGTCTACGGCATCTCCGCCGGTTCCAGCCACACGGTGAACTACGTGTCGCGCGACATCGCGCGCACGAAGGCGTCGTTCGTCGACCTCGTGAAGGACCCGCGCTTCGGCGGCCTCGGCAGCTTCGCGCGCGGCACCGGCTACTTCAACGCCCCGTACCTGTACGAGGGCATCGCCGAGGAGCACGCGGGCTCGGGCGACACGATGGCGTTCGATTGGGAGACGTTCCGGCGCAATCCCGCCGACGTGCACATCGAGGGCTTCGACGCGGAGACGGGCGCCACGGCCGCGTGGACGAAAGCCGACATGCCCACGATGCGCGCCATGATGCTGCGCGTGCGCGCGAGCTCCACGATGCCGCTGTTCATGCCGCCCACGACGATCGACGGGCGCACGTACCTCGACGGCGGCATGGGCGAGAGCTGGGGCATCCTGCTCGACGCGGCGCGACGCGACGGCTTCGAGCGGTTCTTCGTCATCCGCTCGCAGGTGCGCGGCTACCGCAAGAAGCCCCTCGCCGCGCCCGTGCGGGCCCTGTTCCGCACCGCGTTTCGGACGTATCCGGCGGTGGCCACGTGCACCATCGAGCGCTGGCGCCCCTACAACGCGCTGTGCGACGAGGTGGAGCGGCTCGAGCGCGAGGGCGCGGCGTGCGTGTTCTATCCCGAGGAGATGCCCGTGTCGAACAAGGAGACGAGCTACGCGAAGCTGCAGGCGGCCTACGAGCGCGGGTACGCGCAGGCGCAGCGAGAGGCCGATGCGTGGGAGTCGTGGCTGCGTCCCGCGCAGGCGACGGGGTAG
- a CDS encoding DUF6933 domain-containing protein, producing the protein MELGITIPLQRHLRLPRPPYGEVDDLLFCWEAHRVALGGCDMLLLANASNRFAAFACMQPGEWRDWERVALAALRASLAASGFDEGAIDAYLFFGGAADVTRTHGRRPVAFLNVLVDKLLPLSLPLPLDEGAPFPLELCRLANERMACRAAGFEGLGLPAERFAADLERLGIGAPA; encoded by the coding sequence GTGGAGCTCGGCATCACCATACCCCTGCAGCGCCACCTGCGCCTGCCGCGTCCGCCGTACGGCGAAGTGGACGACCTGCTGTTCTGCTGGGAGGCGCATCGCGTGGCGCTCGGCGGCTGCGACATGCTGTTGTTGGCGAACGCGAGCAACCGGTTCGCGGCGTTCGCGTGCATGCAGCCGGGGGAGTGGCGCGATTGGGAGCGCGTTGCGCTCGCGGCGCTGCGCGCCTCGCTTGCGGCCAGCGGGTTCGACGAGGGCGCGATCGACGCGTACCTGTTCTTCGGCGGCGCGGCGGACGTGACGCGCACGCACGGTCGGAGGCCCGTCGCGTTCCTCAACGTGCTCGTGGACAAGCTGCTGCCGCTCTCGCTGCCCCTTCCGCTCGACGAGGGCGCGCCGTTCCCGCTCGAGCTGTGCCGCCTCGCCAACGAGCGGATGGCGTGCCGGGCGGCCGGCTTCGAGGGCCTCGGCCTGCCGGCCGAGCGCTTCGCCGCCGACCTCGAGCGCCTGGGAATCGGCGCCCCGGCGTAG